The region ATCCTTCAGGAGAGTAACATGATGAGTTTGAAAGCTCTGTCTTTCTCTGACGGGGGCACCAAGATCCTGAACCCAGGcaagtcttccactcatccccatATGACTGAGAACAGTGTTTGTGTTCGTTCACCCATCTCCACGGAGGAGTCCGCCATTCAGGAGCTGGAGCAGAAGCTGATGGAGCGGGAGGGTGAGCTGCAGGAGCTCCAGTGCAGCTTTGAAGAGAAGGAGATCGCTTCCTGCCAAAACTATGAAGAGAAGCAAAGGCGTTGCCGGGAGGAGATGGAAGGGCTGAAGCAGAAATGCAACAACAAACTGAAGCAGACATCGCAGAAGAACCAGCGAGCGCAACAACTCTTGCAACTGCAGTGTTCCAGCTGCAGCAGGAGAGAAGCAGCTGCGGGAGGAGCTGTCCAACTTGATGAAGGAGCAGGACCTTCTGGAGAACAAGCTGAGGACCTACGAGAAAGAGAAGACCACGTTTGCTCCCGCACTAGAAGAAACACAGTGGGAGGTAAGACTACTGCACCTTAGTAAAGGGGGACTTGTTCCAGTCTTCTGTATTGTTTAGTcaaaattaaagataaaggtaaaagtttcccctgtcTGGTCATGTCCAACTCTGGGGGCAGTACTCATACgtatttcttagctgagggagccagcattgtccaaagacatttccgtggtcatgtgaccaacatgactatatgccaaggtgtATAtatacagaacactgttaccttcccaccaaagtggtacctacttAGATActcatatttgcatgctttcaaactgctgggtggaCAGGAGTGGGGCAAGGATGGGAGTTCACCCGGTCGTGTggtgctcaggtcttgaacccaggctgtcagctttccagctgacaagctcaccATCTTCAAACTCTGAACCATCATACTCCCTTAGTCAAAATGAATACCGGTCTGAAAATGTCTTTAGTGAAAAACCAGGATGTCGATGGTGATGCTAGATGGAATTCCCAAAGCAAAGATGTCACAGCCTTTGAATTGCCATACGTTCCCTGCAATGGTATTTTAGATAAAAGTGTAACAAATTGAAAGTTTCCTTTGAATGATTTTGTCTAGCACGAGAGATCCATGTTTTCTCTCTGATTTTAGAGACCTTCTCATGCAATGAGATTGTTCCCCCAGCTGCCTGCAAAGAGACAAAAGggccttttctctttcattaggGCGATGCCTTCCACTAGCTTCAGCTTCATAGTTGATCCCTGAAGAGATGTAATCTTTGACCTGAAATAAAGATACTTCATACTTAGCACCACCATACCTAGCACCTTAGCATGCAGCAGACTGAATTGCAATGCAATCTAGATCTCTGGCAGGTGGATATCTGGATGTGATCCTGATTCTAGTTTTCTTACAGGTTTGTCAGAAGTCTGGTGAGATCTCTCTCCTGAAACAGCAACTGAAAGAATCCCAGTCAGAGCTGAACAGCAAGACCAATGAGGTCCTCAATCTGAAAGCTCAGCTGAAGGACCTCCGGGCCAAGATGGAACTGTTGGAGATTAAAATTCAGGATTTGGAGGATTCGTTGCATGCCAAAGCCAGGGAACTGGAGGTATGTGAGAATGAACTCCAACACAAGAAGAATGAGTCAGAACTACTAAGGGAAAGTGAACTTGCTGGAACAAGAGATTGCAGAGTTGAGAACTGAACTGACCATCCTCAGGGAGGAGATGAAATGTGGTGTGGTTTCCATGGGCCTGGAGGAAAGCATGGTGGAGGATGCCCAAGTCCTgtggagagaaatagagaagctaaaaaaaaactgcaggagGAACAGAACAGCAACAAGCAGATCACAGTCAACTTTCAGCAGGAACGACAAAcatggaaggaggagaaagagaaagtgatcCAGTACCAGAAGCAGCTGCAGCAAAGCTACCTTCACATGTACAAAAGAAACCAAAACCTGGAGAAGATGCTTCAGCAGCTGGCTGCTGGGGAGGATGGTAAAGACCCCTTAGATCTTGATCTCCATGGAACTGATGTCCCTTATGAGGACATTATTGCCACTGAAATCTAAATCTGAAGGGTGCTGTGGTTTGCTGCCCACTGCAGAAAGATCTCACTTGGGGTTATGTGTAACTTCACAGAGCACTTTTAATGGTGGTCCTTGTCTGGCCAAAACAAGTCACCAGCCATTGTCCATGCATTTCCACTCCCAACTTCTTTATCCAGGTGTACCTGACTGCTGCTGTAGGGCAACTCattgagaaaagggaagagaagaattcCCAACTGACTTTTTCTCTCATGACATGATCCAACATAAGAGCAGCTTTGGTGGAAAAGATACAAGAACCTCTGAGCCATTAATAATATGAGATAAGACCTGCTTGTATTCTAAGACCCTCTTAATTCCCCTGTGAGAAGACTCTGGGGAAAAGCACACCCATTAAACTTTTAGTTTATGGAAGAGTGACTTGCACATCCAGCAAGAGTTGGTCATCATGGTCCTCAAGGGTAACCAGTTGTTCCATCTTTGCAGAACATGGTGTGTTCTACTGGAATATTTAAGCATCAGATGGAACGATAGTAGCATTGTTCCATCATTTGTCTGCGAAGGACGTGCCTCCTTCAGAAATGATGGCTAATATTGTAGAGTCCCAGAAGCCATAATTTGTCAGTCAGCCACTGGATCTTCATCCTTTACCTTTCTTTTAGCGGTTGCCTCCCTTTTCTGAACAAGCTGAAGTTTGGGAGaggcatatttttatttattgtgtgaGTGCACATGTCTATAATGGAGATGGATTTTGAAACGCTCTTGTGTTTTTGAACAGGAATGTTCAGAgttgtttatttaaaatgtgAATATTTGTACGTATGTATTATTGTTTTGCAAATATCTGTCATTTATTTTTCCACATTTCCTATTTTGACCTGGAGAAAAAAACATATTGGGTCTTCTGAGCTGATTGTGTCTATAGATATAATTGGAAATATTTGCCTCAAAGTGATGCTTTCTTTAGAAACATGCTAGCttccattccatgttttaaaaattaaaaactgttTTACAAAGTAAATGAGGTCATGCAAACAGCTTGGAGGGAACCAAGGAATATACTGTATTGGCAGGCATATAACTTTATTTACTTAAAGCATACGTCTTGCAAAAAATCAACACCAGTTCAAAGCAGTCAACAACAATAAAACTATTAGTAAACAATTTTCAAATATGGTACTgtgtttccacaaaaataagacaggatcttattttcttttgacctccgaaataagcacttgaccttatttccattgaggtcttattatttttgaggtgcagaaggtggggagcatggtcacctcatagctgctgctgtgttgcaatatttttgggaagggcttattttttgggaagggcttatttttggggagggcttattttagcacatgtgctcaaaagcccaattgggcttattatctggggagggcttattttcagggaaacagggtatcaatTCCTACTATATTGAGGAATTAAGAGAAATGATTAAAAGAAGAAACATCAGTAAAATTGTTATAACTACAGTAAAACAACAATATAGGTGTAGACTGCCTTACTAAACAGAAAAGTTTCTTTCTTACTTCCAGAAGTTTTAAAGAGGGGACCAAGAACAAGGTCTTGTTCCCTGTCAATTTTGAAATTGCTACCATACATGATAAACCATAATAAACAAGTATTTATTTGACTCCGTGTTCAGTATTTTTGGATACTTAAGACTCACTCCCTCACCTCCAGCCCCAAAACAAAATAGCCAGGAAGagaatcttgaaaaaaaattttCTCAAGATCCGATTTCTGTTTAGGTAGCTTTGACCTTCTCCTTCCCACTGAGGAGAAATGTTCCTTGTAGAGTTAATAATGATCTTCACAGTATTTGGTCTAAAAGCGATTGAAAAATGGCTACCATCCTATGCCAGGGACAGCTTAAGAAAGATGAACAGCAAAGGCTCATGTCAAAGTAGCTACTAAAGGGCAACCAAATTATTTTGGCACCTGACACAAAAAAGAACCTTGTTAGTATAATAATTACAACTCGGCTCCCCCATTGTAACAGTTTTAGATGCTAATGTGACATCAGAAATGGACCATCTCACCACCGTGTCATGCTATTCCACAACAACTTTCTTTGTGACCTTTAGAGAAACCTGCCATGAAACATCATGTACAATAAAATGCCACATcaaaaatagaaatgcaaaaaggggaaagaaaaatctGGCATCAAACAAAGAGAAATTAACAAGCGTTTAgaacttaaatagcaatagccttTTTACTGCCGCCTGAAAAGATGCACGGTTGAGTTCTTttgattctgaaaaaaaatacgTACCTCAAAGCCACATTTCAAAGGTTAAAATCCAGGGACAGAACAGATACTTTTCGTGCAGAAGGTCTCAAGCTTCACATTCAATCCCTGGTATCTTACGGTAGGACTTATAAACATCTCTTTAAAATGCAGACCTTGAGAGAAATACAGAATTTTGTGGGGGTTTAGCTTGGTGGATCTAACTTCCTGTGACTGTATAGTGAGGAAACCCAATAAGCATTCATTTTTGTAATGATTTCAAAACATTGGTTGACTACCCAATTCTTTTCTACTGTTCCTGTGAAATAGGAGAACTTTATATGACCGCAAACAGCAGCACCCCAATCCTATCCATATTCAGGAGATTCTCACATTCTCTAAATCTTGCCTTAACTAACATTGTATCGGGTGAGCGAGACCAAAAGCATTTTTCGCTTTGTTCTCAGCACCTTTTGAACTTTGAGAAGCTCAAAAGTCCCAAAATGTTGGAGAATTTCCAAAATGTCAGAATGTATGACTTTCTTCCATTCAAAGAGAATACATGCATTGCATCTTGCATTTGTATTTGCAAATCTTTTGTCCTGCACGCAACCAGCATCCCTGGGATTTGCCCGAGTGACTAACAATCCTGTTTCTTTATGTAGCTACAAACTACAAAAACACTCTCCTGTCACTGCATATTAAGTCTAACAGCATTTGTTACCCTCTGCCTGCCAATCAGCTAATTGGGTTTGTGCACACATGCTTCTGATTAGCAAAATTTGCATTGTTAATTGCAGTTTTAAGCACCAGCCCTGTCCCTGGTAAAACACCCAATGGTGCCCAGGGAATTAATTATCTCTGgatgggaaagaatctggatgGTAGTAGTCATTTTCCTGCTGAGCTGAAAAAAGTTCTCCATTCTGTTTGCTCTTCCACTCATTTCGCATTGGGGCAGGAACCCAGCTATTGGCAGGCACAATTAAAAGGAGGTGTGGTTTCCAAAAAtaatctgtctcccccccccccccctttcttggtGAACTGTTTGGGGATAGGGAAGAAAAAATGGATATCACTTTTAATTGTAAGAAGTGTTAGTTGGTGTCCTGCCCACTGGTCTGATTTTGTCAgtaaacatacagtatattaaagCCCTTGCACAGATCCAAATGTTAGAAAATCATCATGAAGCCAATGAAGTGTACTCTCTTTTCTCTGTCTTCAAATTCTGTCAACAAACTCAAGTCTTTGTTCTCCTGGCCCCAAGTCAAACCCCAAGAAATCTCTGCTAACCTGGTATCAAGATTCATTAATATCCCCTATTTGGGGAACATATTGTCTGAAATTGTAAAGCAGGGTATACATCTTTACTAAGGAAGGGAGTGGGTTATTTAGTGGGTTTTGAAAAGTGGGGGAGCTGTATGGACTACAGCTGCATAACATTCATTTCCTTCTTGTGGAATTTTCCTTCTTGTGCAGAATTACTTACCTCTAAATAAGACAGACCTTAATATGTCAGTTTGTATGACCCAATAAATAGTATAAATTTGCCTGTCACATTTTAGCCTAGCCTGGTATTAGACTGTCATTATTCAACACTACAGTGGATTGTGTATACTCAGTAAATTGGGACAGTGACTTATTTTTGGATTGTTCTTCCTTGTGAAGCATTCTAGAGCAATGTACAATTCCCACCCCATACCCTTAAAACAGCTTCAATCTAACACTGCTATCAATACATCTAAAAGACAGTAAACAAAGCAAAACTTGAAGCAAGATTCATATTTTCAAAACTGTTTGAACAGACTGAGACCTATAATTGAGCAATTGAGATCCACAATTCCTTTGGCATGTCTTCAATTCTCATTGTAGAAGATGGGATCAGCCGTACATCTTCAGGACTGCTATCTATGAGAAGGGGCCCCCTCTGATTGTCCTGGTGCCAACCAATGTTATGAGCAGAACTTCTTCAGCTTGTCTTACTGCATGATATGGAGGAGTACTTGAGTTCTAAGACAATAAATCATGGGTAACCATATCCAAACATATTAGTGGAAATATAACTGATAAGCCTTAGATATAGGTAGACATTCAGTTGTCTGGATGATGTGCTGTCCCAAAATAAAGTAGAGCCACCCAAATTGTGAGAAATCACATTTATGTTTCCCCGCCACTGGCATGAAATTAGGTCACCTGATCCTCACCAGACCCGCCAACTGTGTATATATCAAGCGGTGTTTTCTGCATCAGTGACCACTTTCAAGAAAGAAATCTGGTTCATTGGGTCAAAGCAATTGTCTGTTCACCTCTTACATTCTGTAGACTTCTACAAAACAGATGTGTGAACTTACCTTAAGTTTGAGGCATTCTACTAACAACAGGTCATATCCTTAAATATAGTGGCTAGTTCACACAGCATGGTAAACATATTTACTGAATGAATCCATTTACTGGGTTTGTACCATACACCATAAACCAACCAGAAGATTTTAACTGGTTCGGATAAAGATTTAATTGCTATATTTGCACAGCACATTACGCTTGGTTAATTTTTAACTTGGTTACAAGTATGTGATGATGGCTTAGTAAATTGAATTTGGTCAAATCTGTTTATGATGTTATAACTGTGCAAAATCTTGAGATACAATACAACCTGGATTTTGAACAAGGTATCTTAGCAAACCTCAAAAGGTGAGAAGTGaatgagaattttgaaaatgTCTGATAGAGATTCTAGATCTGTTTGCTTCATGGTGCTAATACAACAGGATGGGGAGAAATGCAAGATAATATGTAAACTCAATCCCTGAAGACATCTATGGACACATCCATGATCTTTTCTTGAGATGGTATGGAAGTGTTTGGCCAAGTAGAATAGAATTGCTTTTCAACTCTACTCCATACCGTTGAGATTTCCACACGAACCCCTAATTCTGTAGATACCACCTCTGAGGCTACTACAAAGAGAATTAAACCCTTTTCACTTTCCTCCAATACTCTACAAATTCCATCCTCtagtttctttccttcattcttgtCCCAAGTCCCAGACTGGAATTTGATAGTTTCCCACGTTTGCATTAGCATGGCAGATAGTAAAAAAAGGTCACAAATTTGCTACCAACATAGCAATGGACAAAGATGCAAAAAAAAGGAGGTAAATCTCTACCTATCCATTGGTTTCTTCCTCTGGATGCATAATTAATTAGGTGACAAATAATAATTAGGTGACAAGCATCACCTAACACATTCTGCATCATGGAGTTAATTCAGCCTCTTCTTTTGGATGTCATATAATGATTACAGAATCTGATCAGTAAACCAGTGATCTCATCACTCCCATAAATTGATGCAGTATCAACTTGTTCCTTGAGCAACTTTTCCTGCTTCACTAATAGTGTATTATGTATAGCTTTGGGACCATATCTATTCACCTGAAGCTGGATTATTGATTCCTGGCATTGGAATAATTTCCAGAGCATGTTGTCTCTGGTgatattgttgttttttcttttattttgctttaaagtTGAAACTAAGGAATGGTATCTGTATAAATCAGATTATTCTAGCAATGACTTTGGAATCCATGTTCCATTCTAGCACTTGTATGAACCacagtttttctttctctctctctctctctaatcttaTCCATCTATCCACTCATCCATTCATTGTCTTTCTCAGCCACAAAATAATCCTTGCTAGATTTCTTCTTATATTTATCCATCTAAACAATTCATTGGCCACGTTCACACAATTTTGCTAaactataatttattttaaacattttgggtTGACAGTTGCAAGAGCTGGGTCATATAACACACTAGGACTAGAATTTGTTGAGTAACAACAGTAGTTGGGTTCCTGCAATACAAATCACAGTGGCTGGACTCATACAATctgtttgcaaaaaatggacaagCCATATTGTGGCTTGGTGTTGTTTAGTTCATCTAATTTAGCCATACTGCTCTTTTTTCAACATGAAATTGAATCTGACGTTTGCTGGTTAAGCATATGCTCTATCCTGGATGGTGGGTTTTAATCTGAGTGTACCTACCTCCCCTTCATTTTCCTCAATTTTACTGTTGCTTGGATCTGACCTATATAATGTAGACCAGGGGTACTCAACCCCCAGTCTATGGACCAGCACTGATgcttggcatgccagaaactgggctgtgCAAAAAGCGAAGCTCCATCCACAGGATGGAGGCAGCACACGAAACCATGCTCTCTCCAATCTGCAGAAAAACCACTCTCCatagaactggtccctggtgcccaaaaggttgggagccACTGATCTAGACCAaaagtccccaacccctgggccacagCCCACTACTGGTTCATGGCCTATTAAGAATCAGGCTGCGTTAACGATGGCCTGGCGTGTGCAACTCGTACAAGTTGAGCTGTGTGCACCAGGCCACTGTTCATGCAAGTCAAGCTACACTTGTGCTGGCCCACTCTTCACACAGCCCAGTTCCCCTCTCCCCGCACCCCCAGCCAGGATGCCAAGTTGCAAATGTTGGGGGACCACTGATCTGGACAGAAGCAACAAAATAAGTGGAGATAATTTGCTTGAATATAGCAAGTGGGCAATGATGCCCAGTGGCAGACAAATAGGATGGCCAGAAAGCTTCAAAATTGGCCATGGACCTTCCATAAATCATGGACTTCACGGGTGTCCAATGACATCTCCATCTGCCCCTTGTTTTGCTTCCTTGCATGGGAGGTTACATGCTACTAAAGGCAAATAATTCACCATAGTGGCTGTCAAAGAAGCCACTCAGCTTTCCATGACTTTGTTCCAGTCCTCTGAAGCATTGGGGAGGGGGCAAACTCATGAGCCATATGGCCCCCTCCCCATTTAATGTGACAATGACTGCTACCTTTGCACAAATATGTGTTTGATTTGTGACAGTATGTATTGCCAGCATGTCCCTTGCTTGCCTTGTCTCACTGTATGTGGGAGAAGTTTCTCATTTGGGCTATACACAGTACTGTTCTTGCCATCACAGTGTCTTTGCTTCAATATAGCTCTTGCTGGTTTTTCATGTATTAAAGTGTAATTTCAGGTGAGCAATGTAAATAGACTCTATGTttttatgtataaataaatttGTAAAAATCCGAGCCAAGCTGTTGGAAAGGTCTTCTGTTCCATCCATTGAATTGGAATAGATCCTATGCTTATATGCCAA is a window of Thamnophis elegans isolate rThaEle1 chromosome 13, rThaEle1.pri, whole genome shotgun sequence DNA encoding:
- the LZTS1 gene encoding LOW QUALITY PROTEIN: leucine zipper putative tumor suppressor 1 (The sequence of the model RefSeq protein was modified relative to this genomic sequence to represent the inferred CDS: inserted 5 bases in 3 codons) is translated as MGSVSSLISGHSFHSKHCRASQYKLRKSSQLKKLNRYSDGLLKFSFSQEAGHNKSSSKGNKNEDFFYIKVNQKAHRTDYAPLSGGELEGQAGTSSNDYSTPTPPKVKPGSKQLELATEKSVARATAFKPVLPHSNTVLHSSPDHSNAAQQFPTQDKVKDPESKPALCSGGLSDSGRNSMSSLPTHSTASSYQLDPLITPVGPINRFGGSAHNITQCAILQESNMMSLKALSFSDGGTKILNPGKSSTHPHMTENSVCVRSPISTEESAIQELEQKLMEREGELQELQCSFEEKEIASCQNYEEKQRRCREEMEGLKQKCNNKLKQTSQKNQRAQQLLQLQCSSCSRXEKQLREELSNLMKEQDLLENKLRTYEKEKTTFAPALEETQWEVCQKSGEISLLKQQLKESQSELNSKTNEVLNLKAQLKDLRAKMELLEIKIQDLEDSLHAKARELEVCENELQHKKNESELLRXKVNLLEQEIAELRTELTILREEMKCGVVSMGLEESMVEDAQVLWREIEKLKXKLQEEQNSNKQITVNFQQERQTWKEEKEKVIQYQKQLQQSYLHMYKRNQNLEKMLQQLAAGEDGKDPLDLDLHGTDVPYEDIIATEI